In one window of Zhihengliuella sp. ISTPL4 DNA:
- a CDS encoding DUF3145 domain-containing protein, which produces MATAYARGVVFIHSAPRALCPHLEWAVGRAIGRAVNFDWTEQPVLTGARRAEFYWDGPVGTGAALATAIRGWEHLRFEVTEDPTPRSDGGRWLHTPDLGIHYAQTDAAGNIVIGEDRIRYAMEIAAGNAVELQRELDIALGSAWDEELEPFRHASDDARVVWLHKVG; this is translated from the coding sequence ATGGCGACGGCTTACGCACGCGGAGTGGTGTTCATCCACTCGGCGCCTCGCGCGCTCTGCCCGCACCTGGAATGGGCGGTAGGTCGCGCTATAGGGCGTGCGGTGAACTTCGACTGGACCGAGCAGCCCGTGCTGACCGGCGCACGCCGCGCCGAGTTCTACTGGGACGGTCCCGTCGGTACCGGCGCTGCCCTCGCGACGGCGATCCGCGGCTGGGAGCACCTCCGGTTCGAGGTGACCGAAGACCCGACGCCGCGCAGTGACGGCGGTCGATGGCTGCACACGCCGGACCTCGGCATCCACTACGCCCAGACCGATGCCGCCGGCAACATCGTCATCGGCGAGGACCGCATCCGCTATGCGATGGAGATCGCCGCGGGCAACGCCGTCGAGCTGCAGCGCGAGCTCGACATCGCCCTGGGCTCCGCCTGGGACGAGGAGCTGGAGCCCTTCCGTCACGCCAGCGACGACGCGCGCGTCGTCTGGCTCCACAAGGTCGGCTGA
- a CDS encoding beta-ketoacyl-[acyl-carrier-protein] synthase family protein — MTKRIVVTGIGATSAIGGTAPENWTNLLAGASGARTIEHDWVQEYDLPVTFAASAIVRPEEVLPRHEAKRLDPSSQFALIAAREAWEDAGSPEVAPERLGVDFATGIGGLWTLLDAWDTLREKGPRRVMPLTVPMLMPNAAAGNLSLQFEARAYAQTVVSACASSTESIIHAFHHLQEGLADVVIAGGTESAIHPITMAAFASAQALSRRNDDPAHASRPGAIDRDGFVMGEGAAALILETEEHAKARGAKIYGYILGGGVTADAYHITGNDPEGKGAARAVVQALEEAGITPDQVTHINAHATSTPVGDPNEYVALKNVFGDRIDEIPVSATKASTGHLLGGTGALEAIFSLLALRDRVAPPTINMTEPDPEVPFRLSGEAAPLGDGPQIAISNSFGFGGHNAVLVLGSVD; from the coding sequence ATGACCAAGCGCATCGTCGTCACCGGCATCGGCGCCACCTCCGCCATCGGCGGAACGGCCCCGGAGAACTGGACCAACCTGCTCGCCGGTGCCTCCGGCGCCCGCACGATCGAGCACGACTGGGTGCAAGAGTACGACCTGCCCGTCACGTTCGCCGCTTCCGCGATCGTCCGCCCGGAAGAGGTGCTGCCCCGCCACGAGGCGAAGCGTCTCGACCCCTCGTCGCAGTTCGCCCTCATCGCGGCACGTGAGGCCTGGGAGGACGCCGGCTCGCCCGAGGTGGCTCCCGAGCGTCTCGGCGTCGACTTCGCGACGGGCATCGGCGGTCTGTGGACACTGCTCGACGCCTGGGACACCCTGCGCGAGAAGGGCCCACGCCGGGTCATGCCGCTGACGGTGCCGATGCTGATGCCGAATGCGGCCGCCGGCAACCTGTCGCTGCAGTTCGAGGCCCGCGCCTACGCGCAGACCGTCGTCAGCGCCTGCGCCTCCAGCACCGAGTCGATCATCCACGCCTTCCACCACCTGCAGGAGGGCCTGGCCGACGTCGTCATCGCCGGCGGCACCGAGTCGGCGATCCACCCGATCACTATGGCCGCGTTCGCCTCCGCGCAGGCGCTGTCACGTCGCAACGACGACCCGGCCCACGCCTCCCGACCCGGTGCCATCGACCGCGACGGCTTCGTGATGGGCGAGGGCGCTGCCGCCCTCATCCTCGAGACCGAGGAGCACGCCAAGGCCCGCGGCGCGAAGATCTACGGCTACATCCTCGGCGGCGGCGTGACCGCCGACGCCTACCACATCACCGGCAACGACCCCGAGGGCAAGGGGGCGGCCCGTGCGGTCGTCCAGGCCCTCGAAGAGGCCGGGATCACCCCCGACCAGGTGACGCACATCAACGCCCACGCGACCTCGACGCCGGTCGGCGACCCCAACGAGTACGTCGCGCTGAAGAACGTCTTCGGCGACCGGATCGATGAGATCCCGGTGTCGGCCACCAAGGCGTCGACCGGCCATCTGCTGGGCGGGACCGGCGCGCTGGAGGCGATCTTCTCCCTCCTCGCGCTGCGGGACCGCGTGGCCCCGCCGACGATCAACATGACCGAGCCGGACCCGGAGGTGCCGTTCCGTCTGTCCGGAGAGGCGGCTCCGCTCGGCGACGGCCCGCAGATCGCCATCAGCAACTCGTTCGGCTTCGGCGGACACAACGCCGTGCTCGTGCTGGGCAGCGTCGACTGA
- a CDS encoding ABC transporter ATP-binding protein has protein sequence MPIALEFTDVVVRREGRNIIDHVTWQVSDDQRWVILGPNGAGKTTLLQLADTLMHPTSGTVTVLGETLGRTDVFEVRPRIGFASTAMAKRIPRDETVLNTVLTAAYSVLGRWNESYEDIDERRALRVLGDWRLAHLADRTFGTLSDGEQKRVQIARAVMTDPELLLLDEPTASLDLGSREELLALLGGYASAPTTPAMLMVTHHVEEIPVGFTHVLLIRDGAVVAAGPIAETLTADALSETFGMPIALSSENGRYSARAAS, from the coding sequence CGTGACCTGGCAGGTCTCGGACGATCAGCGATGGGTGATCCTCGGGCCGAACGGTGCCGGCAAGACGACGCTGCTGCAGCTCGCCGACACGCTCATGCACCCGACGTCGGGCACGGTGACCGTCCTCGGCGAGACCCTCGGACGTACCGACGTCTTCGAGGTGCGACCGCGGATCGGATTCGCGTCCACCGCGATGGCCAAGCGCATCCCGCGCGACGAGACGGTCCTCAACACGGTCCTCACGGCGGCGTACTCCGTGCTCGGACGCTGGAACGAGAGCTACGAGGACATCGACGAGCGGCGTGCGCTTCGGGTGCTGGGGGACTGGCGCCTCGCGCACCTCGCCGACCGCACGTTCGGCACACTCAGCGACGGCGAGCAGAAGCGGGTGCAGATCGCGCGGGCGGTCATGACCGACCCCGAGCTGCTGCTGCTCGACGAGCCCACGGCCTCGCTCGACCTCGGGTCGCGCGAGGAGCTGCTGGCCCTGCTCGGCGGATACGCTTCGGCCCCGACGACGCCCGCGATGCTCATGGTGACGCACCACGTCGAGGAGATCCCGGTCGGCTTCACGCACGTGCTGCTGATCCGCGACGGCGCCGTGGTCGCCGCGGGCCCGATCGCCGAGACGCTCACCGCGGACGCCCTCAGCGAGACCTTCGGCATGCCGATCGCACTCAGCAGCGAAAACGGACGCTACTCCGCCCGCGCCGCCTCCTGA
- a CDS encoding membrane protein YczE, which yields MLFRAVFLPFTATSRRDLVERLVQLVGGLFLYGVALGFMVRGGIGVAPWDVLSLGVARWTGLGYGVVTVLISIVVLLLWIPLRQRVGLGTLLNALLIGPFADLTLLVLPAPGSVWAGAPMFVFGLVLLAFATGLYIAADFGPGPRDGLMTGLVRVTRWPVWLARTVIEGSVLLVGFLLGGPVGVGTVLFAFGVGPLIGWFLPRIERRRRARSQRLAVLPSAPLGP from the coding sequence ATGCTCTTCCGTGCCGTCTTCCTGCCGTTCACCGCGACCAGCCGTCGAGACCTGGTCGAGCGGCTGGTGCAGCTCGTGGGCGGGCTCTTCCTCTACGGCGTCGCCCTCGGCTTCATGGTGCGCGGCGGCATCGGCGTCGCGCCCTGGGACGTGCTCTCGCTGGGCGTCGCGCGCTGGACGGGACTCGGGTACGGAGTCGTCACGGTGCTGATCTCGATCGTCGTCCTGCTGCTGTGGATCCCGCTCCGTCAACGGGTGGGTCTCGGCACCCTGCTCAACGCGTTGCTCATCGGACCGTTCGCCGATCTCACGCTCCTCGTGCTGCCGGCACCGGGGTCGGTCTGGGCGGGGGCGCCCATGTTCGTTTTCGGACTCGTGCTGCTGGCGTTCGCCACCGGTCTCTACATCGCGGCGGACTTCGGCCCTGGACCGCGCGACGGACTCATGACGGGGCTCGTCCGGGTGACCCGGTGGCCGGTCTGGTTGGCGCGGACGGTCATCGAGGGCTCCGTGCTGCTCGTCGGGTTCCTTCTCGGCGGTCCGGTGGGCGTCGGCACCGTCCTGTTCGCGTTCGGCGTCGGCCCGCTGATCGGCTGGTTCCTCCCGCGGATCGAGCGCCGCCGCCGTGCCCGTTCGCAGCGCCTCGCCGTCCTGCCGAGCGCGCCCCTGGGTCCCTGA
- a CDS encoding type B 50S ribosomal protein L31 translates to MKTDIHPEYKAVVFRDLGSGETFLTRSTVTSDKTVELDGVEYPVIDVEISSASHPFYTGKQRIMDSAGRVEKFNQRFKGFGGSSK, encoded by the coding sequence ATGAAGACTGACATTCACCCCGAGTACAAGGCTGTCGTGTTCCGCGACCTCGGTTCGGGCGAGACCTTCCTCACCCGCTCCACCGTCACCAGCGACAAGACGGTCGAGCTGGACGGCGTGGAGTACCCGGTGATCGACGTCGAGATCTCCTCGGCCTCGCACCCCTTCTACACGGGCAAGCAGCGCATCATGGACTCGGCCGGTCGCGTCGAGAAGTTCAACCAGCGCTTCAAGGGCTTCGGCGGCTCCTCCAAGTAA
- a CDS encoding MocR-like transcription factor YczR — MASRLVTQLGTQDIDDASASGLADRIRALILDGRLTVGERLPSERALALELRRSRSTITRAYGVLEAGGYVNRRHGGSTRVALPHGPSAAAPDRDDEAIDLSIASMDSTPGLYDATVRSLPRLAALRGTSGYSLQGLPELREAVARRFTERGAATSADEIMITSGALNAVNLILTAIGRRGERALVEQPTFPHALEALHRHGYRLVPTPVDTDGWDTRHFTDTLRTARPHVAYLIPDFHNPTGATLPQEERSRIATTARNTGTHLIVDETTAELDIDRGWAPAPMAADGPNVITVGSMSKIAWGGMRIGWVRAERSVIARLLAVRPSFELGTALLEQCIAVELLDDVPALTQHVRRRLTAGRDAVAAGIAGIPGMRMPETPGGLSAWIDLGAPLSTTLSLAARERGLILPPGPRFTTGGVLERRLRVPITLPPERAAEAMTRLAQAWADVRGGGVNTVDDLAHAAVI; from the coding sequence ATGGCCTCCCGTCTCGTCACCCAGCTCGGTACGCAGGACATCGACGACGCCTCAGCGTCGGGCCTGGCCGACCGCATCAGGGCGCTCATCCTCGATGGACGACTCACTGTCGGCGAGCGGCTGCCGAGCGAGCGCGCCCTCGCGCTCGAGCTGCGGCGGTCACGCTCGACCATCACCCGCGCCTACGGCGTTCTCGAAGCTGGCGGCTACGTGAACCGGCGACACGGCGGAAGCACCAGAGTGGCTCTGCCGCATGGCCCGTCCGCGGCGGCCCCGGACCGGGACGACGAGGCGATCGATCTGTCGATCGCCTCGATGGACTCGACCCCCGGCCTGTATGACGCGACCGTGCGATCCCTCCCCCGGCTGGCGGCCCTGCGCGGGACGAGCGGCTATTCGCTGCAGGGCCTTCCCGAGCTCCGCGAAGCCGTGGCCCGCCGGTTCACCGAACGCGGCGCAGCGACCTCGGCCGACGAGATCATGATCACCTCCGGCGCCCTGAACGCCGTCAACCTCATCCTCACGGCGATCGGCCGCCGCGGCGAACGCGCCCTCGTGGAGCAGCCGACCTTCCCGCATGCGCTCGAGGCTCTGCACCGGCACGGCTACCGGCTGGTGCCGACACCGGTCGACACCGACGGCTGGGACACCCGGCACTTCACCGACACCCTGCGGACCGCGCGCCCGCACGTCGCGTACCTCATCCCGGACTTCCACAACCCCACCGGCGCGACGCTGCCGCAGGAGGAGCGGTCCCGGATCGCGACGACGGCCCGCAACACCGGCACGCACCTGATCGTCGACGAGACGACGGCAGAGCTCGACATCGACCGGGGATGGGCACCGGCGCCGATGGCGGCCGATGGCCCGAACGTGATCACGGTGGGATCGATGTCGAAGATCGCCTGGGGAGGCATGCGCATCGGCTGGGTCCGCGCCGAGCGCTCGGTCATCGCCCGGCTCCTGGCCGTCCGCCCCTCGTTCGAGCTCGGCACGGCCCTCCTCGAGCAGTGCATCGCCGTGGAGCTGCTCGACGACGTCCCGGCACTGACCCAGCACGTCCGGCGACGTCTCACGGCCGGGCGGGATGCCGTGGCCGCGGGAATCGCCGGGATCCCGGGGATGCGGATGCCAGAGACGCCCGGCGGCCTCTCCGCCTGGATCGATCTCGGCGCTCCCCTGTCGACGACGCTCTCCCTCGCTGCCCGCGAACGGGGACTCATCCTGCCACCCGGACCGCGCTTCACGACCGGCGGCGTGCTGGAGCGGCGACTCCGGGTCCCGATCACGCTCCCGCCCGAGCGTGCGGCGGAGGCGATGACGCGCCTGGCGCAGGCCTGGGCGGACGTGCGCGGCGGTGGAGTGAACACCGTCGACGACCTCGCGCACGCGGCCGTGATCTGA
- a CDS encoding beta-ketoacyl-ACP synthase III, with protein sequence MTASLAQIAGPAYTRIYAFGAARGENAVPNEDLIGPIDSSDEWIRQRTGIITRARADKGTDAIDLATAAAAEAIEKSGVPADQVDLVIVATISNPKQTPSVSAIVADRVGANPAAAYDINAACAGYAYAVAQADALIKAGAARHALVIGTEKLSDVVDPTDRSISFLLGDGAGAALIGPSDTPGIAPAVWGSDGSKADAVGMNGTLTDFRDGVVPWPTLRQEGPTVFRWAVWEMAKVAREALEKAGIQATDLAAFIPHQANMRIIDEFAKQLGLPETTVIARDIETTGNTSAASIPLASHRLMTEHPELSGGLALQIGFGAGLVFAAQVVVLP encoded by the coding sequence ATGACCGCCTCCCTCGCCCAGATCGCCGGGCCCGCCTACACACGCATCTACGCGTTCGGCGCAGCCCGCGGCGAGAACGCGGTGCCCAACGAAGACCTCATCGGCCCGATCGACTCGAGCGATGAGTGGATCCGGCAGCGCACCGGCATCATCACCCGCGCCCGGGCCGACAAGGGGACGGACGCCATCGACCTCGCGACCGCGGCGGCGGCCGAGGCCATCGAGAAGTCGGGTGTGCCGGCCGACCAGGTCGACCTCGTCATCGTCGCGACCATCAGCAACCCGAAGCAGACGCCGTCGGTCTCCGCGATCGTGGCGGACCGGGTCGGGGCCAACCCGGCGGCGGCGTACGACATCAACGCGGCCTGCGCCGGCTATGCCTATGCCGTCGCCCAGGCGGACGCGCTCATCAAGGCCGGCGCCGCGCGCCACGCGCTCGTGATCGGCACGGAGAAGCTCTCCGACGTCGTCGACCCGACCGACCGCAGCATCTCGTTCCTCCTCGGCGACGGCGCCGGCGCCGCGCTCATCGGTCCCAGCGACACGCCGGGCATCGCCCCCGCCGTGTGGGGCAGCGACGGCTCCAAGGCCGACGCGGTCGGCATGAACGGTACCCTCACCGACTTCCGCGACGGCGTGGTGCCGTGGCCGACGCTCCGTCAGGAGGGCCCGACGGTCTTCCGCTGGGCGGTCTGGGAGATGGCGAAGGTCGCACGCGAGGCACTGGAGAAGGCCGGGATCCAGGCCACCGACCTCGCCGCCTTCATCCCGCACCAGGCAAACATGCGCATCATCGACGAGTTCGCCAAGCAGCTCGGCCTGCCGGAGACGACGGTCATCGCCCGTGACATCGAGACCACCGGCAACACGTCGGCTGCCTCGATCCCGCTCGCCAGCCACCGTCTCATGACCGAGCACCCGGAGCTCTCCGGCGGGCTCGCCCTGCAGATCGGCTTCGGTGCCGGCCTCGTCTTCGCGGCCCAGGTCGTCGTCCTCCCCTGA
- a CDS encoding acyl carrier protein: MAFTNDEVLAGLAELITDETGINASEVALEKSFTDDLDIDSISMMTIVVNAEEKFGVTIPDDEVKNLKTVGDAVNFIVAGQE; this comes from the coding sequence ATGGCTTTCACCAACGATGAGGTCCTCGCCGGCCTCGCAGAGCTGATCACCGACGAGACCGGCATCAACGCCAGCGAGGTCGCCCTGGAGAAGTCGTTCACGGACGACCTCGACATCGACTCGATCTCGATGATGACGATCGTCGTCAACGCCGAGGAGAAGTTCGGCGTCACCATCCCCGACGACGAGGTCAAGAACCTGAAGACCGTCGGCGACGCCGTCAACTTCATCGTCGCGGGCCAGGAGTAA
- a CDS encoding alpha/beta fold hydrolase, with translation MTMTTVIRRRLLDLAVEEHTLTVPLVWEDPADTRTIDVFARVVARDGGETLPYLVFLQGGPGHEAPRPFHASTAPAWLDQALAHYRLVLLDQRGTGLSSPVGDGDLARGAAAVAEHLTHLRADAIVRDCEALREHLGASSWSVLGQSFGGFTTLSYLSTHADSLDDVFITGGLSTVERDPDEVYALCYDKMRLASERYYRRFPEHRDVMRRLIDLADAGDLILPDGEVVSRSRLRSVGSALGTDDGWQTVWSLLERDPSSNAFRYDLAHAMPFGGRNPLYYAFHESSYASGHATRWSAERVEPDDFRDDPTLFTGEHIRREWADTVPGLQPWRDVTSILADHVWPRIYEPEALAASGATGAAAVYVNDVYVPLEFSLETARLLPGVTPWVTSEHEHNGLRTGPVLARLIDLAQGRRVR, from the coding sequence GTGACCATGACCACTGTCATCCGCCGCCGCCTGCTCGACCTCGCCGTCGAGGAGCACACGCTCACGGTGCCCCTCGTCTGGGAAGACCCGGCGGACACCCGCACGATCGACGTGTTCGCCCGCGTGGTGGCACGGGACGGGGGCGAGACGCTCCCCTATCTGGTGTTCCTGCAGGGCGGGCCCGGGCACGAGGCCCCGCGTCCCTTCCATGCCTCCACAGCGCCCGCGTGGCTGGACCAGGCCCTCGCGCACTACCGACTCGTCCTCCTGGACCAGCGCGGGACGGGGCTGTCCTCCCCCGTCGGCGACGGCGACCTCGCGCGGGGCGCCGCAGCCGTCGCCGAGCACCTGACGCACCTGCGGGCCGATGCCATCGTGCGCGACTGCGAGGCGCTGCGGGAGCACCTGGGCGCGTCGAGCTGGAGCGTTCTCGGGCAGTCCTTCGGCGGCTTCACGACCCTGTCCTACCTGTCGACCCATGCGGATTCCCTCGACGATGTCTTCATCACCGGTGGGCTCAGCACGGTCGAGCGCGACCCGGACGAGGTCTACGCCCTCTGCTACGACAAGATGCGCCTGGCGTCCGAGCGGTACTACCGCCGCTTCCCGGAGCACCGCGATGTCATGCGTCGCCTCATCGACCTCGCGGATGCCGGCGACCTCATCCTCCCCGACGGCGAGGTCGTGTCGCGCTCCCGGCTGCGCTCCGTCGGCTCCGCCCTCGGCACCGACGACGGCTGGCAGACGGTCTGGTCGCTCCTCGAGCGCGACCCCTCTTCCAACGCCTTCCGCTATGACCTCGCGCACGCCATGCCCTTCGGGGGACGCAATCCGCTGTACTACGCCTTCCACGAGTCGAGCTACGCGAGCGGCCACGCCACGCGGTGGTCGGCGGAGCGCGTCGAGCCGGACGACTTCCGCGACGACCCCACCCTCTTCACGGGCGAACACATCCGTCGCGAGTGGGCGGACACCGTCCCCGGGCTGCAGCCGTGGCGCGACGTGACGTCGATCCTGGCGGACCACGTATGGCCACGGATCTACGAGCCTGAGGCTCTCGCCGCCTCCGGGGCGACCGGCGCGGCCGCGGTGTATGTGAACGATGTCTACGTGCCGCTGGAATTCTCGCTGGAGACCGCGCGTCTTCTCCCCGGAGTGACGCCCTGGGTGACCAGCGAGCACGAGCACAACGGCCTGCGCACCGGGCCCGTGCTGGCGCGCCTGATCGATCTCGCTCAGGGACGCCGCGTCCGCTGA
- a CDS encoding DUF262 domain-containing protein, translating into MSTATNVEATAVNTIEWLAAGRTTIVVPVYQRQYRWDIGGCERLLSDVRAVAAEDDAHRHFIGSILSAEDGSGPDADLILIDGQQRLTTLMLLVAALHHSVRDRNPELAADLARVLVRPDDPQRTKLRPHDAWADLYESVVLDRRDDLDRESRFDDNYAFFRSQIHADEVPFIWQGLQRLEHVSITLGAQANAQQIFESLNSTGEPLRDHELIHNYILMGLNHAEQMDVEARFWLPIEQHTGEAIGAFWRHYLVLVTGREVAANGEHGVYSAFRQSFPRVDVAHLQADAETWRHYAEIYGILLDPSKEQDPEIARQLGYVNTFGRSSSPLVMSAYSDHARGLIDRSQLLETLEWLQAMFLRRALVNLPAERLIARLCRARRDGHDALARAIARITPSDERVSAVLKYSELPYPAYVLGRLEGVDDVDGFDVEHVVPAVPGDAWSGDGVRPWSEYSEDEQNSHRALAPTLGNLTLLEQGLTERVFGASFPRKRDDAYARSAVPATRALAAQDSWGTAAITARTVALTADLVRVWARPALPEIDDDGLTPILDAVRRRGWPAGWEREFDYVEYRGERWEVYDVKHLFNRVFRRAWTDTTEAALAYCAAHGGPIYRDKAWKGQWDDLDDTHFLYMGWDSNYMMTAVQGVLDESGIAAEVFVKYSYIGNVM; encoded by the coding sequence ATGAGCACCGCGACCAACGTCGAGGCGACGGCAGTCAACACGATCGAATGGCTCGCGGCGGGACGCACGACCATCGTCGTCCCGGTCTACCAGCGGCAGTACCGCTGGGACATCGGCGGGTGCGAGCGGCTCCTCTCCGACGTGAGGGCGGTGGCCGCCGAGGACGATGCGCACCGCCACTTCATCGGGTCGATCCTCTCCGCCGAGGACGGCTCCGGCCCGGACGCCGACCTCATCCTCATCGACGGACAACAGCGGCTCACCACGCTCATGCTCCTCGTCGCCGCGCTGCACCACTCCGTGCGCGACCGGAACCCGGAGCTGGCCGCCGACCTCGCCCGGGTACTGGTCCGCCCCGACGACCCCCAGCGCACGAAGCTGCGGCCGCACGACGCGTGGGCCGATCTGTACGAGTCGGTCGTGCTCGACCGTCGCGACGACCTCGACCGCGAATCGCGCTTCGACGACAACTACGCGTTCTTCCGCAGCCAGATCCATGCCGACGAGGTGCCGTTCATCTGGCAGGGGCTGCAGCGACTGGAGCACGTCTCGATCACGCTCGGCGCCCAGGCCAACGCGCAGCAGATCTTCGAGAGCCTGAACTCCACCGGCGAGCCGCTGCGGGATCACGAACTGATCCACAACTACATCCTCATGGGGCTGAACCACGCCGAGCAGATGGATGTGGAAGCGCGGTTCTGGCTGCCGATCGAGCAGCACACGGGCGAGGCGATCGGCGCGTTCTGGCGCCACTACCTCGTGCTCGTGACAGGGCGAGAGGTGGCGGCGAACGGCGAGCACGGCGTGTACAGCGCCTTCCGCCAGTCGTTCCCGCGCGTCGACGTCGCCCACCTGCAGGCCGACGCCGAGACGTGGCGGCACTATGCGGAGATCTACGGCATCCTCCTCGATCCGTCGAAGGAGCAGGACCCGGAGATCGCGCGGCAGCTGGGGTACGTGAACACGTTCGGACGCTCCTCCTCCCCGCTGGTCATGAGCGCATACAGCGATCACGCGCGTGGCCTCATCGACCGCAGCCAGCTCCTCGAGACGCTCGAGTGGCTCCAGGCGATGTTCCTTCGCCGCGCGCTCGTGAACCTTCCCGCTGAGCGCCTGATCGCCCGTCTCTGCCGTGCCCGTCGCGACGGACACGACGCCCTCGCCCGCGCCATCGCGCGCATCACCCCGTCGGACGAGAGGGTCAGCGCCGTACTCAAGTACAGCGAGCTGCCGTATCCGGCCTACGTTCTCGGCCGGCTCGAGGGGGTCGACGACGTGGACGGCTTCGACGTCGAGCACGTCGTGCCCGCCGTCCCCGGCGACGCCTGGTCCGGCGACGGTGTGCGTCCCTGGAGCGAGTACTCCGAGGACGAGCAGAACAGCCACCGTGCCCTCGCACCGACCCTCGGCAACCTCACGCTGCTCGAGCAGGGTCTCACGGAGCGGGTGTTCGGCGCCTCGTTCCCGCGCAAGCGCGACGATGCCTACGCTCGCAGCGCCGTGCCGGCCACCCGCGCCCTCGCCGCCCAGGATTCTTGGGGCACGGCGGCGATCACCGCACGCACGGTGGCCCTGACGGCGGATCTGGTCCGCGTCTGGGCGCGTCCCGCCCTGCCGGAGATCGACGACGACGGTCTCACCCCGATCCTCGACGCGGTCCGCCGCCGCGGCTGGCCGGCCGGATGGGAGCGCGAGTTCGACTACGTCGAGTACCGGGGCGAGCGGTGGGAGGTCTACGACGTCAAGCACCTGTTCAACCGCGTGTTCCGACGTGCCTGGACCGACACCACCGAGGCCGCTCTCGCGTACTGCGCGGCGCACGGCGGCCCGATCTACCGCGACAAGGCGTGGAAGGGGCAGTGGGACGACCTCGACGACACGCACTTCCTCTACATGGGCTGGGATTCGAACTACATGATGACCGCCGTTCAGGGGGTCCTCGACGAGTCCGGTATCGCCGCCGAAGTCTTCGTGAAGTACTCCTACATCGGGAATGTGATGTGA